From the genome of Gracilibacillus salitolerans, one region includes:
- a CDS encoding ABC transporter ATP-binding protein has protein sequence MNSEKILAKELSFSYGNSDILKDINAVINKGEITVLLGVNGSGKSTLLKTISRLLTAKKGTIYLDGKDIANESNRSIAKKLAMLSQINETLDMTVYELVEQGRFPHAGALKMLRKQDHQAIDNALERTSLQHLQHHFLNELSGGERQRAWLALALAQETEVLLLDEPTTFMDVHHQINILNLITSLNREEGKTIVMVLHDINQALAYADRVIVLRDGRIYNSGPPLKVITPDMLFEVFQVKANIITDPDSHHTVYVPYSII, from the coding sequence ATGAATTCTGAAAAAATTTTAGCAAAAGAGCTTTCTTTTTCTTATGGAAACAGTGATATCTTAAAGGATATTAATGCCGTGATTAACAAGGGTGAGATTACGGTATTGCTTGGGGTTAATGGGAGCGGTAAATCAACTCTATTAAAAACAATAAGTAGATTACTAACGGCAAAGAAAGGAACTATTTATCTTGATGGTAAAGATATTGCTAACGAATCGAATCGAAGCATTGCTAAGAAATTGGCTATGTTGTCGCAAATTAATGAAACGCTTGACATGACAGTGTATGAGTTGGTTGAGCAAGGCCGATTTCCACATGCCGGGGCACTAAAGATGCTTCGTAAGCAGGACCATCAAGCGATCGACAATGCTTTAGAACGAACGAGCCTTCAGCACCTTCAACATCATTTTTTGAATGAACTATCAGGTGGAGAACGTCAACGAGCCTGGTTAGCTTTGGCACTGGCCCAAGAAACGGAAGTACTTCTATTAGACGAGCCGACTACCTTTATGGACGTGCATCATCAAATTAATATATTGAACCTGATAACTTCACTCAATAGAGAGGAAGGAAAAACGATTGTGATGGTACTTCATGATATCAATCAGGCACTGGCTTATGCGGATCGGGTCATTGTATTAAGAGATGGTCGTATTTATAATAGCGGGCCGCCACTAAAAGTCATTACTCCAGACATGCTTTTTGAAGTTTTTCAGGTTAAAGCCAACATAATAACTGATCCAGATTCTCATCATACTGTGTACGTCCCATATTCTATAATATAA
- a CDS encoding GTP pyrophosphokinase, whose amino-acid sequence MEHTSIELKNVMHWKTEMVRFMMAYKFAVEEVSTKISILQQEFQHIHDYNPIEHVKSRVKSPESIFKKVQKKKLPLNLPLIQENIRDIAGIRINCSFVTDIYRVADMLTEQKDITLIEKKDYIQNPKPNGYKSLHLIVQIPIFMSDRVENVYAEIQIRTIAMDFWASLEHKIYYKYNKSIPKALRDDLRDAAVSANELDERMERIHKEVNQLKEDDHLNGNEQKPVIFPPEFLSLLADNGEKS is encoded by the coding sequence ATGGAACATACTTCAATAGAACTGAAAAATGTCATGCATTGGAAAACAGAAATGGTACGATTTATGATGGCCTATAAGTTTGCTGTGGAAGAAGTAAGTACAAAAATTAGTATATTACAACAGGAATTTCAACATATTCATGATTACAATCCGATTGAGCATGTGAAATCGCGAGTCAAATCACCTGAAAGCATCTTCAAAAAAGTGCAAAAGAAAAAGCTGCCTTTAAACCTTCCGTTAATTCAGGAAAACATCCGTGACATTGCCGGAATTCGAATAAATTGTTCGTTTGTTACTGATATTTATCGAGTAGCAGATATGCTAACTGAACAAAAAGATATTACTTTGATCGAAAAAAAAGATTATATACAAAATCCAAAGCCAAATGGATACAAAAGTCTTCACTTAATAGTACAGATACCTATTTTTATGTCAGACCGGGTAGAAAATGTTTATGCTGAAATTCAAATTAGAACAATTGCAATGGATTTCTGGGCAAGTTTGGAACATAAAATCTACTATAAATATAACAAATCTATCCCTAAAGCATTACGTGATGATTTAAGAGATGCTGCAGTTTCTGCAAATGAGTTAGATGAACGAATGGAGAGAATTCATAAGGAAGTAAATCAACTCAAAGAAGACGATCACCTTAATGGCAATGAGCAAAAACCGGTTATCTTTCCTCCTGAATTTTTATCATTGTTAGCTGATAATGGAGAAAAATCATAA
- a CDS encoding peptidoglycan-binding protein — MLKRFRNLIMVMVVGVLMMISAPTLTEAAMGDRILANGSTGSDVAELQDYLMTKGVFPYHTSTGYYGDITEEAVKDFQKKRNLKVDGIAGPQTNNAVQVLRKGDIGKQVIHIQYQLKETGHYNSSIDGIYGSGTVSAVKSFQKQQGLAADGIAGPNTRSALDSLSERGSVAGKTMTVESTAYTAGCDGCSGVTKMGLDLNTYPDAKVIAVDPSVIPLGSIVEVEGYGVAIAADIGGGINGKSIDVFIPNRDDALQWGRKDVRVKIIE, encoded by the coding sequence ATGTTAAAGAGATTTAGAAACCTAATTATGGTTATGGTTGTTGGAGTCCTAATGATGATTTCAGCTCCAACACTTACAGAAGCTGCGATGGGGGATCGCATACTAGCTAATGGATCAACAGGGTCAGATGTAGCTGAATTACAAGATTACTTGATGACAAAAGGAGTATTCCCATACCATACCTCAACAGGGTACTATGGTGATATCACGGAAGAAGCAGTCAAGGATTTTCAGAAGAAACGAAACTTGAAAGTAGATGGTATTGCTGGTCCACAAACGAACAACGCGGTACAAGTGTTGCGAAAGGGCGACATTGGCAAACAAGTTATACACATTCAATACCAGTTGAAGGAAACAGGGCACTACAATTCAAGTATAGATGGTATATATGGATCCGGCACAGTGAGCGCGGTCAAGAGCTTTCAAAAACAACAAGGTCTAGCAGCCGATGGAATTGCAGGACCGAATACAAGATCAGCGTTAGATAGTTTAAGTGAGCGTGGTTCAGTTGCTGGAAAGACAATGACGGTGGAAAGCACAGCGTATACGGCAGGTTGTGACGGTTGTTCAGGTGTGACAAAGATGGGTCTTGATTTGAATACATATCCTGATGCGAAAGTGATCGCAGTTGACCCTAGTGTCATTCCACTTGGGTCTATTGTAGAAGTGGAAGGATATGGAGTTGCCATTGCAGCGGACATTGGCGGTGGTATAAATGGTAAATCAATCGATGTGTTTATTCCTAACCGTGACGATGCCCTCCAATGGGGACGTAAAGACGTACGAGTGAAAATAATTGAATAA
- a CDS encoding RNA-guided endonuclease InsQ/TnpB family protein — protein sequence MYRTQQIRIKKGHRLYPYCDHITFLAKNLYNATNFHIRQIFTAFGEEKTLQPLQQEVFDLIEQHLPQMNAIKRKTVEKKREKELKKPMDQRKEIKDAMLFEYPSSQHKWPSYAFLDGLFKASKNEDYLALPGQVNQQIMKMVFQNWKAFFASLKDYQVNPHKYTGRPKLPKYAPKNGRKTCLFSNQVCKVKDNKFLNFPHIKEKLNIGKIGLKGQLQQVRIIPTYGEYTVEVVMEEAEKEPVDLDEKHVMGIDLGINCFATIVDNTGSSPVIIKGKTIKSINQYYNKQRAHYYRVLRNGQGPKDGSFHSKRLQRLDQKRYFKLKDAFHKASFHIVQLALARKVSTIIIGVNKGWKNKVSLRKQDKQHFRSLPHTMLIRMVEYKAEQYGIHVQRQEESYTSKASLMDMDELPIYKKGVQTNVVFSGRRIKRGLYRTKENTCIHADVNAAGNIIRKVVPNAFADGIEGVVSRPLMLSIV from the coding sequence ATGTACCGTACCCAACAAATTCGCATTAAAAAAGGGCATCGGCTCTATCCTTATTGTGATCATATCACGTTTTTAGCGAAAAACCTTTACAATGCCACCAACTTTCACATCCGTCAAATTTTTACAGCATTTGGTGAAGAAAAAACCCTTCAACCACTACAACAAGAAGTTTTCGACCTCATCGAACAACACCTTCCACAAATGAATGCAATCAAAAGAAAAACGGTAGAGAAGAAACGGGAAAAAGAATTAAAAAAGCCCATGGATCAACGCAAAGAGATCAAAGATGCCATGTTATTTGAGTATCCATCTTCTCAACATAAATGGCCTTCTTATGCCTTTTTAGATGGATTATTTAAAGCGTCAAAGAATGAGGATTATCTAGCATTACCTGGTCAAGTCAACCAACAAATCATGAAAATGGTGTTTCAAAATTGGAAGGCTTTTTTTGCCAGCCTCAAAGACTATCAAGTAAATCCTCACAAGTATACCGGTAGACCGAAACTCCCCAAGTATGCACCGAAGAATGGAAGAAAAACGTGTCTATTTTCCAATCAAGTATGTAAGGTGAAAGACAACAAATTTTTAAATTTTCCCCATATAAAAGAAAAACTGAATATTGGCAAGATAGGTCTGAAGGGGCAACTCCAACAAGTGAGGATTATACCGACTTATGGTGAATACACGGTTGAAGTGGTCATGGAAGAAGCGGAGAAAGAGCCAGTAGATCTTGATGAAAAGCATGTCATGGGGATTGATCTAGGTATTAATTGTTTTGCAACCATTGTCGATAATACAGGTTCCTCTCCTGTTATTATCAAGGGCAAAACGATCAAGAGTATCAATCAATATTATAATAAACAACGTGCACACTATTACCGAGTTTTACGAAACGGGCAGGGACCAAAAGACGGTTCCTTCCATAGTAAACGATTGCAGCGACTAGACCAAAAACGTTATTTCAAGTTAAAAGACGCCTTCCATAAAGCAAGTTTCCATATCGTTCAGTTAGCACTGGCGCGCAAAGTCAGCACGATTATCATCGGGGTGAATAAGGGATGGAAAAATAAGGTGAGCCTTCGCAAGCAGGACAAACAACACTTTCGATCTCTCCCCCATACGATGCTGATTCGTATGGTCGAGTACAAAGCAGAACAATATGGCATCCATGTTCAGCGCCAAGAAGAAAGCTACACATCAAAAGCTAGTTTGATGGATATGGATGAACTGCCCATCTATAAAAAGGGTGTTCAAACGAATGTTGTGTTTAGTGGCCGCAGAATCAAACGGGGGTTATATCGCACCAAAGAGAACACGTGCATTCACGCCGATGTGAATGCAGCGGGAAATATCATAAGAAAAGTAGTCCCTAACGCTTTTGCCGATGGGATAGAGGGCGTTGTGTCCCGCCCACTAATGTTAAGCATCGTTTGA
- a CDS encoding TraB/GumN family protein, with amino-acid sequence MISKKRWLLSVVLVVLVTVTACQSQDEMTRLAESEHEGNGGFLWEVVHGDTTVYLQGTIHIGQEDFFPLNTASEAAYKRADVILPEIDLNALDIEEIQPMTMELALYEDGSKLQDHISPELYNDITELLSMYGFDMQMIENLRPWYVEMILTEMIAADAGYDTNYSVDQYFLDRADEDGKEVQALENFEDQLQMFANFSPQLQEETLSAAVNDREELVDEYTNLVSYWLDGDVEGMLDMETENEEFDGYQEYMSQMNDARNMEMAAQIQQIFEENSGQTYMVIVGTMHFILEPSIVSLLEDEGYDVVHVY; translated from the coding sequence TTGATAAGTAAAAAGAGATGGCTGCTTAGTGTAGTGCTGGTTGTTCTGGTAACTGTTACTGCTTGCCAAAGTCAGGATGAAATGACACGACTTGCCGAAAGTGAACATGAAGGGAACGGAGGATTCTTGTGGGAAGTAGTCCATGGGGATACAACAGTGTACTTGCAAGGGACGATTCATATTGGGCAAGAGGATTTTTTTCCTTTGAACACAGCATCTGAGGCAGCGTACAAACGCGCGGATGTGATCTTGCCCGAAATAGATTTGAATGCGCTTGATATCGAAGAAATACAACCGATGACCATGGAATTAGCTCTATATGAAGATGGTAGCAAGTTACAGGATCACATATCTCCCGAGTTGTACAATGATATTACCGAATTGCTCAGTATGTACGGTTTTGATATGCAGATGATCGAAAACCTCAGGCCGTGGTATGTGGAAATGATTTTGACCGAAATGATTGCAGCGGATGCAGGGTATGATACCAATTATAGTGTCGATCAATACTTTTTGGATCGTGCTGATGAAGATGGGAAGGAAGTTCAAGCACTAGAGAACTTTGAAGATCAATTGCAAATGTTTGCTAATTTCTCTCCTCAACTGCAAGAGGAAACTTTGTCTGCGGCAGTTAATGATCGGGAAGAACTGGTTGACGAGTATACGAACCTTGTTTCCTACTGGTTGGATGGTGATGTCGAAGGGATGCTGGACATGGAGACGGAGAACGAAGAATTTGATGGTTATCAGGAATACATGAGCCAAATGAATGATGCACGGAATATGGAGATGGCTGCTCAGATTCAACAAATCTTCGAGGAAAATTCCGGCCAGACTTACATGGTGATTGTGGGGACGATGCATTTTATTTTGGAACCGAGTATTGTGTCTTTGCTTGAAGATGAGGGTTACGATGTTGTACACGTATATTAA
- a CDS encoding zinc-dependent alcohol dehydrogenase family protein yields MKANCVKFYETGSPQNVLKVESKNIDPPFNGEILVRMKLRPINPSDLIPIKGAYSHRIALPTIPGYEGVGVVEDVGDGVSKELIGKRVLPLRGEGTWQAYVKTSVEFAVSAPDSIDDYVASQLYINPVTAWIVCTDVLKLKPGDILIINAGGSSIGQIFAQLSKVIGFRMIAVTRNNKYTNELMELGAYSVINTTERSLNKSVMELTNGLGVTSAIDSVGGMEGTELAFCVQQHGIFLTIGLLSGNPVDWKIISQKSTVKVKLFHLRLWNQQVSIHTWQQTFQKLITLITEEKLALNTSGVPYDLLDVKEAVSMFESSKRVKGKVFLAD; encoded by the coding sequence TTGAAAGCCAATTGTGTTAAGTTTTACGAAACTGGGAGTCCCCAAAACGTTCTGAAGGTCGAATCCAAAAATATCGATCCACCATTTAATGGGGAAATCCTTGTTCGTATGAAACTTCGCCCTATAAATCCATCTGATCTAATTCCTATCAAGGGAGCGTATTCCCACAGGATTGCTTTACCGACTATCCCTGGTTATGAAGGGGTTGGGGTTGTCGAAGACGTAGGAGATGGCGTGTCGAAAGAGCTAATTGGTAAGCGTGTGCTACCATTGCGAGGTGAAGGGACATGGCAGGCATATGTTAAAACATCTGTTGAATTTGCAGTGTCTGCCCCTGATTCTATAGATGATTACGTGGCATCTCAATTATATATAAACCCAGTTACTGCATGGATAGTTTGTACGGATGTCTTAAAATTAAAGCCAGGTGATATTTTAATCATCAACGCGGGTGGATCTTCTATTGGTCAGATTTTTGCTCAATTATCTAAAGTTATTGGGTTTCGTATGATTGCAGTAACCAGAAATAACAAATATACCAATGAGCTAATGGAATTGGGTGCATATTCTGTAATTAATACGACAGAGAGATCATTAAATAAATCGGTTATGGAATTAACGAATGGTTTAGGTGTCACCTCAGCTATTGATTCAGTAGGTGGTATGGAAGGGACAGAACTAGCCTTTTGTGTGCAACAGCACGGTATTTTCTTAACGATTGGTTTATTATCGGGGAACCCTGTAGATTGGAAAATTATTTCACAAAAGTCAACAGTAAAAGTTAAGTTATTTCATTTACGTCTTTGGAATCAACAAGTATCTATTCATACTTGGCAACAAACGTTTCAAAAATTGATTACCCTTATAACAGAAGAGAAACTAGCATTAAATACAAGCGGCGTTCCATACGATTTACTAGATGTAAAAGAAGCTGTTTCTATGTTCGAGTCTAGTAAAAGGGTTAAAGGGAAGGTTTTCTTAGCAGATTAA
- a CDS encoding DUF7587 domain-containing protein: MKRIKYSYLLCFLMAIMLFPFLQPVQTAAEDTSFADITPVATVSTVEADEGFLEPITDWFGSIGENVEGAFKGIEETVTEIVSYIGDLVETVDEAISTFSSGNTSSDEVKKLQNKVNQADDILDDLGLKSNEHTVYRVLREDEDPDKGIFAKAPEREHITIAGHVNNGGKRTFKGSKYISTTKSFDVALENATKDIMDDGKSQDLRIVQIDLNKVTEKYYDLTDPAIQDKYLVNSKGEPWEKVRRYANKSQELLVEKSIPANAITLIGRPSEFMK, translated from the coding sequence TTGAAAAGAATAAAATATTCATACCTGCTATGCTTTCTGATGGCAATCATGCTTTTTCCGTTTTTACAGCCAGTACAGACAGCAGCTGAGGACACATCTTTTGCAGATATTACACCAGTTGCCACAGTAAGCACGGTTGAGGCTGATGAAGGTTTTTTGGAACCGATTACCGACTGGTTTGGTTCTATTGGAGAAAATGTTGAGGGCGCGTTCAAAGGGATAGAAGAGACGGTTACTGAAATTGTCAGCTACATAGGAGATCTGGTAGAAACTGTAGATGAGGCAATCTCTACATTTTCAAGTGGAAATACTTCCTCCGATGAAGTGAAGAAACTTCAAAATAAGGTGAATCAGGCGGATGACATTCTGGATGATCTCGGACTGAAATCTAATGAACATACAGTCTACCGTGTATTGCGGGAAGATGAAGATCCTGACAAAGGTATATTCGCTAAAGCACCGGAGAGAGAACACATAACAATTGCTGGTCATGTCAATAATGGTGGAAAACGGACATTTAAAGGGTCCAAATATATATCGACAACCAAAAGTTTTGATGTAGCCCTAGAGAACGCCACAAAAGATATAATGGATGACGGAAAGTCCCAGGATCTCCGAATTGTGCAGATTGATTTGAATAAGGTTACAGAGAAGTATTATGATTTAACAGATCCAGCAATACAGGATAAATATTTAGTCAACTCTAAAGGAGAACCATGGGAAAAGGTACGGAGATACGCCAACAAATCTCAGGAATTGCTTGTCGAAAAGTCCATTCCAGCAAATGCAATCACGCTAATTGGCCGTCCTTCCGAGTTCATGAAATAA
- a CDS encoding MFS transporter, with protein MAIALYISTFSAGSALGPPLGGFLVEYFWWGAAFLANIPFAALFLIFSWLLPTYRDPQAKNPDKLSVALSLVAILGVIYGFQKIAETGFAITYIVSIAVGLFFARLFIKRQQLLTDPLLDLNLFKLKTLTIALLAMLLMVLAFTAPDMLFAQYLQGVSGFSTAIAGLLLIFPALTSVIGTMLAPVLTRFFQVSTAMALGVFVTIGGAFIVIIGTLISNVPLLLTGVSLIGLGGGPIMTLGSELIVSSAPMERTSSASALTDVATGFGSGISIAFLGSIATIIYRFSLNRAETGEIPTETMSIASENIGSAMGIVESLPNETGMHLLQSAQNAFTLGMQVVYAITIVLMIVTAFFIIRPLRNSA; from the coding sequence TTGGCTATTGCCCTCTACATCAGTACTTTTTCGGCCGGTTCTGCACTTGGCCCACCTTTAGGAGGGTTTTTAGTAGAGTATTTCTGGTGGGGAGCTGCTTTTCTCGCTAATATTCCTTTTGCAGCATTGTTCCTTATATTTAGTTGGTTGTTGCCAACATACCGGGATCCACAAGCTAAAAATCCTGATAAGTTAAGTGTAGCACTTTCACTGGTTGCCATCTTAGGCGTAATTTACGGCTTCCAAAAAATTGCTGAAACTGGCTTTGCTATCACTTATATCGTGTCTATAGCTGTAGGGCTGTTTTTTGCTAGGCTGTTTATCAAAAGACAACAACTGCTCACAGATCCATTGCTCGATCTAAATTTATTTAAATTAAAAACCTTGACTATCGCACTCCTTGCTATGTTGCTTATGGTACTTGCTTTTACCGCGCCAGATATGCTCTTTGCCCAATACTTGCAGGGAGTATCCGGGTTTTCAACAGCAATAGCAGGACTTCTTTTAATTTTTCCTGCTCTCACATCCGTCATAGGAACTATGCTTGCTCCTGTACTGACAAGGTTTTTCCAAGTGTCTACAGCAATGGCTCTCGGTGTCTTCGTTACAATTGGAGGGGCATTCATCGTAATCATTGGCACTTTGATTTCTAATGTTCCTCTGCTTTTAACCGGCGTTTCACTTATAGGATTAGGTGGAGGCCCGATTATGACCTTAGGCAGCGAACTGATTGTTTCTTCAGCTCCAATGGAACGAACTAGTTCTGCCTCCGCTTTAACCGATGTTGCAACTGGGTTTGGCAGTGGCATTAGCATCGCTTTTCTAGGAAGTATTGCCACCATCATATACCGATTCTCACTAAACAGAGCAGAGACGGGAGAAATCCCAACTGAAACAATGAGTATTGCCTCAGAAAATATCGGTTCAGCAATGGGGATTGTAGAAAGCCTTCCAAATGAAACAGGGATGCATTTACTTCAATCGGCACAAAATGCTTTTACGCTAGGAATGCAGGTGGTCTATGCAATTACGATAGTTCTGATGATCGTGACAGCTTTCTTTATCATACGTCCATTAAGAAATAGTGCTTGA
- a CDS encoding MFS transporter, with amino-acid sequence MKSDEKKTNHIPPQATWREWLGLTILTLLMLVLSTDLTALYLAMPSITADLQTGSTQMLWILHIYGFLTSGLLITMGRLGDRIGRRRMLLIGAVGFAVFSVLAAFSVNAELLIISRALLGVAGAMLMPSIFSLLRNMFHHEGQRRFAIAVVFSAFSAGGAVGPLLGGILLETFWWGAIFLINVPVLILFLVTGRSLLPEFREKNEHQLDWKSVALSLGGVLTFIYGIQGIALEEQDSTIIYVMAIVIGIILAVMFVRRQSRLAHPLLDLKLFTNRLFSTSLGAIFFTLIGLSGVFYLFTQYLQWVQELPPLQAGIWTLPYVIANIAGALIAPILVRWIRQRVVIWVSLLLVGVSLILIAVGASSMNFPLVVMSISLAGLTQGSAFALASDFIISSVPVERAGSASAMQEVSGELGNAMGVALLGTIGLFVYRSVLAGNLSKEVPTQVTDTTMQSVAGAIAASKELSSPMGMKMLDTVRDAFTQGFQVSSGIGGVLISTMAIFVMVLYKRSHKGSNL; translated from the coding sequence ATGAAAAGTGATGAAAAAAAAACAAATCATATACCGCCTCAAGCAACTTGGCGCGAATGGCTAGGGCTAACCATACTGACTTTGCTGATGCTAGTGTTATCTACTGATCTCACTGCGCTTTACCTGGCAATGCCGTCGATTACTGCTGACCTCCAGACAGGTTCGACTCAAATGCTATGGATTCTGCACATTTACGGTTTTCTTACTAGCGGATTGTTGATTACTATGGGCCGCTTAGGTGACCGGATCGGTCGTCGTCGCATGCTGCTTATCGGAGCAGTCGGGTTTGCTGTATTTTCCGTATTGGCGGCTTTCTCCGTCAATGCCGAGTTGCTCATTATTTCTCGAGCACTTCTTGGCGTGGCGGGGGCGATGCTGATGCCTTCAATCTTTTCACTTCTGCGCAACATGTTTCATCACGAAGGGCAGCGTCGCTTTGCTATTGCAGTCGTATTCAGTGCATTTTCGGCTGGCGGGGCAGTGGGACCACTGCTCGGAGGGATTCTGTTAGAGACTTTCTGGTGGGGAGCAATCTTCCTCATCAATGTGCCGGTTCTCATACTCTTTCTTGTAACTGGCCGGTCTCTTTTGCCTGAATTTCGTGAGAAAAATGAACATCAGCTTGATTGGAAAAGCGTTGCTTTGTCCTTAGGAGGAGTGCTGACATTCATTTACGGCATACAAGGAATTGCTTTGGAAGAACAAGATAGCACGATCATTTACGTGATGGCGATTGTGATCGGAATCATTCTAGCGGTGATGTTTGTGCGACGGCAAAGCCGCCTTGCCCATCCGCTACTTGATTTGAAGTTGTTTACGAACCGTCTGTTTAGCACATCACTAGGCGCTATTTTCTTTACTTTGATTGGTTTGTCTGGCGTATTTTACTTGTTTACACAGTATCTGCAGTGGGTGCAGGAACTTCCCCCTCTACAAGCGGGAATATGGACGCTTCCCTATGTCATAGCGAATATTGCCGGTGCCTTGATTGCACCCATATTAGTACGCTGGATTCGCCAGAGAGTGGTCATTTGGGTCAGTCTGCTGCTGGTGGGCGTCAGTCTCATACTGATTGCCGTTGGTGCAAGTAGCATGAATTTTCCATTAGTGGTTATGAGTATTTCATTGGCAGGACTGACACAGGGCTCTGCGTTTGCTTTGGCCAGTGACTTCATCATTTCTTCTGTTCCGGTTGAACGGGCGGGGTCTGCATCCGCTATGCAGGAAGTTAGTGGTGAGCTGGGAAACGCAATGGGCGTTGCACTCCTTGGAACCATCGGTCTGTTTGTTTACCGCTCTGTCTTGGCAGGCAATCTTTCAAAAGAAGTACCAACACAGGTCACAGACACAACGATGCAAAGTGTTGCCGGCGCAATAGCGGCGAGCAAGGAGTTATCCTCCCCTATGGGTATGAAAATGCTAGATACTGTACGGGATGCCTTCACTCAAGGATTTCAAGTCAGTTCAGGCATTGGTGGAGTCCTTATATCAACCATGGCTATCTTCGTTATGGTATTATACAAACGTTCCCATAAGGGATCTAATCTTTAA
- a CDS encoding FMN-dependent NADH-azoreductase — protein MTILFVKANDRPAQKSISVKMYEQFLKRYRESHPEEEIQEVHLYDTPLPLIGTSLIDNSNQAPLGLNLSPGNLSAAAIQQQHLEQFIVADKIVIAFPLWNLTIPAALHMYLDCLHHPRKTFTYTKDGVKGLLTDKKAVLLNARGGIYNKDDLSEMSVRFVRNHLNFFGITEITECIIEGHHQYPDDSEKIIKQGLQQVNRTAETF, from the coding sequence ATGACTATTTTATTTGTCAAAGCGAATGATCGTCCAGCACAGAAGTCCATCAGTGTAAAAATGTATGAACAGTTTCTTAAAAGGTACCGAGAATCCCATCCAGAAGAAGAAATACAGGAAGTTCACTTATATGATACACCACTTCCACTTATAGGTACGTCCTTAATTGATAACAGCAATCAAGCACCTCTAGGACTGAACCTTAGCCCAGGTAACTTATCAGCAGCTGCCATCCAACAACAGCATTTAGAACAATTTATAGTTGCAGATAAAATCGTCATAGCGTTTCCGTTATGGAATTTAACTATTCCTGCTGCATTGCATATGTATCTCGATTGTTTGCACCATCCTAGAAAAACATTCACATACACAAAAGACGGTGTTAAAGGGCTATTAACAGATAAAAAGGCCGTCTTACTAAATGCCAGAGGTGGGATATATAACAAGGATGATTTATCTGAAATGTCAGTAAGATTTGTACGTAACCACTTGAACTTTTTCGGAATAACCGAAATTACAGAGTGTATCATCGAGGGGCATCATCAATATCCAGATGATAGCGAAAAAATTATTAAGCAAGGGCTACAACAAGTGAATCGAACAGCGGAAACATTTTAG
- a CDS encoding response regulator yields MTIKVLLVDDHLVVLKGLRFFLQTQSHIELVGEAQNGEEALQKINQMHPDVVLIDVMMPKMDGIEATRHITQNYPNIKVIILTSFSDQDYVLPAIKAGAHGYQLKDVEPDILVETIEAVMDGQKKLHPAVTNQLMTHMVDDEKTIDILTSREATVLKHITYGQSNKEIAAELSISEKTVKTHITNIFGKMEVQDRTQAALYAIKHKWFD; encoded by the coding sequence ATGACGATAAAAGTACTGCTCGTGGATGATCACCTTGTTGTACTAAAAGGATTACGCTTTTTCTTACAAACGCAATCACACATCGAGCTAGTTGGGGAAGCTCAAAACGGAGAAGAAGCTTTACAAAAGATAAACCAAATGCATCCTGATGTTGTGCTTATAGATGTAATGATGCCTAAAATGGATGGAATTGAGGCAACAAGGCACATCACCCAAAATTATCCAAATATAAAAGTGATAATACTAACCAGTTTTTCCGATCAAGATTATGTGTTACCAGCAATTAAGGCTGGGGCACACGGTTACCAATTGAAGGATGTAGAACCCGATATTCTAGTAGAAACAATCGAGGCTGTGATGGATGGCCAAAAAAAATTGCATCCGGCAGTGACCAATCAACTAATGACACATATGGTAGATGATGAAAAAACTATCGATATTCTTACCTCCAGAGAAGCTACCGTTTTGAAGCATATTACCTATGGTCAAAGCAACAAAGAAATTGCTGCAGAACTATCTATAAGTGAAAAAACTGTCAAAACTCATATCACCAACATCTTTGGAAAAATGGAAGTACAGGATCGTACACAAGCTGCCTTATATGCCATCAAACATAAATGGTTCGATTAA